One segment of Natronosalvus halobius DNA contains the following:
- a CDS encoding amino acid-binding protein has protein sequence MFDEIMEKFEGSPSQQAVIRLLLERGFSVNDEGRVVSGGIEIPNTGIAREIDVDRRVVDSTTDVILEDPELRRIFQNISQVPSLMDLAPVLDLTVLSVEVADAEQEGIVASVTRILADHGISIRQTISEDPEFTDEPRLHLVTDEDLPGEVITDIRALSFVRSIELQ, from the coding sequence ATGTTCGACGAGATCATGGAGAAATTCGAGGGGTCGCCGAGCCAGCAGGCGGTCATCCGCCTCCTCCTGGAACGAGGCTTCTCGGTCAACGACGAGGGCCGGGTCGTCTCGGGCGGAATCGAGATCCCCAACACGGGCATCGCTCGCGAAATCGACGTCGACCGGCGCGTCGTCGACTCGACGACGGACGTCATCCTGGAGGACCCCGAGTTGCGACGGATCTTCCAGAACATCTCGCAGGTACCGAGCCTGATGGATCTGGCGCCCGTCCTGGACCTGACGGTGCTCTCGGTCGAGGTCGCTGACGCCGAACAGGAAGGGATCGTCGCCTCGGTGACGAGGATCCTGGCCGACCACGGCATTTCGATCCGCCAGACGATTAGCGAGGATCCGGAGTTCACCGACGAACCCCGCCTCCACCTCGTTACCGACGAGGACCTGCCGGGCGAGGTCATCACCGACATCCGCGCGCTGTCGTTCGTGCGCTCGATCGAGTTGCAGTAG
- a CDS encoding heme-binding protein gives MDRRRPPQTEEGWYVLHDFRSVDWDAWRNAPERRRERALDEGIDYLSSATSLTDVDAEEGGSAVFSVIGHEADFMVLHLRPTIADLDALERRFEGTALAEFTEHTDSYLSVTEVSGYMSEEYFEEGGKADSGIARYIESRLEPEIPDAEYVSFYPMDKRRDAEWNWYDLPFDERAEYMSGHGDIGRKYAGRVTQIISGSVGLDDHEWGVTLFADDPADIKELLYEMRFDPSSSRFGEFGRFRFGRRFAPENLGALLAGERVSQEVDDGHGHGHGSNHHGEGGRGHHDHGSSGHGRGKSGDSSGHDHAHGSDGGDDSDVRDELEDLGVYAGKPHGEDVHAVVLYSAADVDDLFEEVQGLRANFDHYDSHVKTAVYDAEGDGGDEAAVVSLWETERAANTAAGFLGDLPDVVRQAGDDGDSWGTMGMFYAVEPDHRGDFVGTFEDVGDALADMDGHRKTTLLANLEDENDMFIASRWDAREDAMAFFRSDAFAETVEWGRDILTERPRHVFLA, from the coding sequence ATGGACCGACGCAGACCGCCACAGACCGAGGAAGGCTGGTACGTGCTACACGACTTCCGGTCGGTCGACTGGGACGCCTGGCGAAACGCCCCGGAACGCCGGCGCGAGCGCGCGCTCGATGAGGGCATCGACTACCTCTCGAGTGCGACGTCCCTGACCGACGTCGACGCCGAGGAGGGTGGTTCGGCCGTCTTCTCCGTCATCGGCCACGAGGCCGATTTCATGGTGCTTCACCTCCGGCCGACGATCGCCGACCTCGACGCCCTCGAGCGCCGCTTCGAGGGGACGGCCCTGGCCGAGTTTACCGAGCACACCGACTCCTATCTCTCCGTTACGGAGGTCTCGGGCTACATGTCCGAGGAGTACTTCGAAGAGGGTGGAAAGGCGGACTCCGGCATCGCCCGCTACATCGAGTCCCGCCTCGAACCCGAGATTCCCGACGCCGAGTACGTTTCCTTTTACCCGATGGACAAGCGCCGCGACGCCGAGTGGAACTGGTACGACCTGCCGTTCGACGAACGCGCGGAGTACATGTCCGGCCACGGTGACATCGGTCGGAAGTACGCCGGTCGCGTCACCCAGATCATCTCCGGAAGCGTCGGCCTCGACGACCACGAGTGGGGCGTGACGCTGTTCGCGGACGATCCGGCCGACATCAAGGAACTGCTCTACGAGATGCGGTTCGATCCCTCGAGTTCGCGCTTCGGAGAGTTCGGCCGGTTCCGCTTCGGGCGGCGGTTCGCGCCCGAAAACCTGGGGGCACTCCTGGCGGGCGAGCGAGTGTCGCAAGAAGTAGACGACGGGCACGGGCACGGACACGGCTCGAACCACCACGGCGAGGGCGGACGCGGCCATCACGATCACGGCTCGAGCGGTCACGGCCGTGGCAAAAGTGGCGACTCGAGCGGCCACGATCACGCACACGGGAGCGACGGCGGAGACGACAGCGACGTCCGCGACGAACTCGAGGACCTCGGGGTCTACGCCGGGAAGCCCCACGGCGAGGACGTCCACGCGGTGGTGCTCTACTCCGCCGCCGACGTCGACGACCTCTTCGAGGAGGTCCAGGGCCTCCGGGCGAACTTCGATCACTACGACAGCCACGTCAAGACGGCCGTCTACGACGCCGAAGGCGACGGAGGCGACGAAGCCGCCGTCGTCAGCCTCTGGGAGACCGAACGCGCCGCGAACACGGCTGCTGGCTTCCTCGGGGACCTCCCCGACGTCGTCCGACAGGCGGGCGACGACGGCGACTCATGGGGCACGATGGGGATGTTCTACGCCGTCGAACCGGATCACCGCGGGGACTTCGTCGGAACCTTCGAGGACGTCGGCGACGCGCTCGCGGACATGGACGGCCACCGGAAGACTACCCTACTAGCGAATCTCGAGGACGAGAACGACATGTTCATCGCCAGCCGCTGGGACGCCCGCGAGGACGCGATGGCGTTCTTCCGCAGCGACGCGTTCGCCGAGACCGTCGAGTGGGGCCGCGACATCTTGACCGAACGCCCACGCCACGTGTTCCTGGCCTGA
- a CDS encoding DUF5611 family protein, translated as MKEYKMRRGEHLEDRIPDMKATVEDYFGSITDTEEFKGSDLYVVEEPDNPVFERITVGAVQYSGKKDKLAVDFVERDPTELGPDELEAAGEAVSAKNDFLLEATARDAKSRRESLKRAVEDDPDHDF; from the coding sequence ATGAAGGAGTACAAGATGCGCCGCGGTGAACATCTCGAGGACCGAATCCCCGACATGAAAGCCACCGTCGAAGACTACTTCGGCTCGATCACGGACACCGAGGAGTTCAAGGGAAGCGACCTCTACGTCGTCGAAGAACCCGACAACCCCGTCTTCGAGCGCATCACCGTCGGTGCCGTCCAGTACTCCGGCAAGAAGGACAAACTCGCCGTCGACTTCGTCGAACGCGACCCCACCGAACTCGGCCCCGACGAACTCGAGGCCGCCGGCGAGGCCGTCTCCGCGAAGAACGACTTCCTGCTCGAGGCGACCGCCCGCGACGCCAAGTCCCGGCGCGAGTCGCTCAAGCGAGCGGTCGAGGACGATCCGGACCACGACTTCTAG
- a CDS encoding DUF7093 family protein: MALRCSLLGHDFGETEVDREREERGSEVVVTVTEYQRCQRCGEKNVISENTEVTALGPDTAARSPDESASDQPPSPGIDDPASGGLQDGESTEEAATSAGDPSDAAEVDVEAEAEAVAGDADETAEEDEDGDDDLEIPTDENGDPITDDAEILTEPDPDDGDREHGEWPESDDVGPPVGSAAEPTAWPEEEGADGDGNGDDSSVESDDLETTFVEEDVGAGANTNVNTGENETVTENEATRDEPVTDDAVFVDAEPEPSPQQSDSYTGIASAQAAPDPSKATTQGGANTEFFCPQCSFVAPGDRGSLRAGDICPECRKGYLGERER; the protein is encoded by the coding sequence ATGGCCCTTCGATGTTCGCTGCTCGGGCACGACTTCGGCGAGACTGAAGTCGACCGCGAGCGCGAAGAACGGGGAAGCGAGGTCGTCGTCACCGTGACCGAGTACCAGCGGTGTCAGCGCTGTGGCGAGAAGAACGTCATCAGCGAGAACACTGAGGTGACCGCCCTCGGTCCCGATACCGCCGCGCGTTCCCCAGACGAATCTGCATCCGACCAGCCCCCGTCTCCCGGGATCGACGATCCAGCCAGTGGCGGTCTCCAGGACGGTGAATCGACCGAGGAAGCGGCGACGAGCGCTGGGGATCCCAGTGATGCGGCTGAAGTCGATGTCGAAGCCGAAGCTGAAGCCGTAGCCGGGGATGCGGACGAGACGGCGGAGGAGGACGAAGACGGAGACGACGACCTCGAGATTCCCACGGACGAAAACGGCGACCCGATCACCGACGACGCCGAAATTCTGACCGAACCCGATCCCGATGACGGCGACCGGGAACACGGCGAGTGGCCCGAGTCGGACGACGTCGGCCCGCCGGTCGGTTCGGCGGCCGAACCGACCGCGTGGCCCGAGGAGGAAGGCGCCGACGGGGACGGGAACGGGGACGACTCGTCGGTCGAGTCCGACGATCTCGAGACGACGTTCGTCGAGGAGGACGTCGGTGCGGGCGCGAACACGAACGTGAATACAGGCGAAAACGAGACCGTGACCGAAAACGAAGCCACTCGAGACGAACCGGTCACCGACGACGCGGTGTTCGTCGACGCCGAACCGGAACCGTCGCCCCAGCAATCGGACTCTTACACCGGTATCGCTAGCGCACAGGCCGCACCCGACCCGAGCAAAGCCACGACACAGGGTGGCGCCAACACCGAGTTCTTCTGTCCGCAGTGTTCGTTCGTCGCTCCCGGCGACCGCGGCTCCCTTCGCGCGGGCGACATCTGCCCTGAGTGTCGCAAGGGATACCTCGGCGAGCGCGAACGGTAG
- a CDS encoding DUF6432 family protein, with protein MRAKREFRDRSATEVAVLDALVDRTENGMTVFELRAEVAVSIDDLEEALATLKDDGLIVIDNQTSRTVIKPDERVVPDENDLDEEDSLLERLRERFSL; from the coding sequence ATGAGAGCGAAACGGGAGTTCCGGGACCGGTCCGCGACGGAGGTCGCCGTGCTCGACGCGCTCGTCGACCGAACCGAGAACGGGATGACGGTCTTCGAGCTTCGAGCCGAGGTCGCCGTCAGCATCGACGACCTCGAGGAGGCCCTCGCGACGCTCAAGGACGACGGGCTCATCGTGATCGACAACCAGACGAGCCGGACGGTCATCAAACCGGACGAGCGCGTCGTTCCCGACGAGAACGACCTCGACGAAGAGGACTCCCTGCTCGAGCGATTGCGCGAACGGTTTTCGTTATAG
- a CDS encoding uracil-DNA glycosylase has product MPDTPPTDADPAFPSERHVLEADCARCPHLVDHRECISWGTGPLAASVLVVGEAPGQGDPEAERWRGGNWTGMAYTSRHSGRRIRELLEAVGYGDDVFYTNAVKCFPADSKDPTTNREPTAEERSACRGHLLTELERADPAVILATGRHATTTVLAFEDDSLDGFLETVLEPRWCDRLEAWLLPILHPSYQDVWLGRLGYDPKEYRADLRAQLDALVDG; this is encoded by the coding sequence GTGCCCGATACGCCGCCGACCGACGCCGATCCCGCGTTTCCAAGCGAACGACACGTCCTGGAGGCCGATTGCGCGCGCTGTCCTCACCTCGTCGACCACCGCGAGTGTATCTCCTGGGGGACCGGCCCGCTCGCGGCCTCGGTGCTCGTCGTCGGCGAGGCCCCCGGCCAGGGTGATCCGGAGGCCGAACGCTGGCGCGGCGGGAACTGGACCGGCATGGCTTACACCTCGCGACACTCCGGTCGACGCATTCGCGAGTTGCTCGAGGCGGTGGGCTACGGAGACGACGTCTTCTACACGAACGCGGTGAAGTGCTTTCCGGCGGACTCGAAGGATCCGACGACGAATCGCGAGCCGACCGCCGAGGAACGGTCGGCCTGCCGGGGGCACCTGCTGACCGAACTCGAGCGGGCCGATCCCGCCGTGATCCTCGCGACGGGTAGGCACGCAACGACGACGGTGCTGGCGTTCGAGGACGATTCACTCGACGGCTTTCTGGAGACGGTGCTCGAGCCCAGGTGGTGTGATCGCCTGGAGGCGTGGCTGTTGCCGATCCTGCACCCATCGTACCAGGATGTGTGGCTCGGGCGGTTGGGGTACGACCCCAAGGAGTACCGCGCGGACCTGCGGGCGCAACTCGACGCGCTGGTCGACGGCTGA
- a CDS encoding HIT family protein produces the protein MSTIFSQIVAGDIPARVVYEDETTFAFLDANPLAPGHTLVIPRDEYERLNDVPEDVAADLYATIHRLVPAVEDVVDADATTVAFNNGEAAGQEVPHVHCHIVPRFDGDGGGPIHAVAGETPDLEDDELDEIAAAIDERV, from the coding sequence ATGTCGACGATATTCAGCCAGATCGTCGCGGGCGACATTCCCGCGCGGGTCGTGTACGAAGACGAAACCACGTTCGCCTTCCTCGACGCCAACCCGCTCGCGCCGGGGCACACGCTGGTGATCCCGAGAGACGAGTACGAGCGGCTGAACGACGTCCCCGAGGACGTCGCCGCGGATCTGTACGCGACGATCCACCGCCTCGTACCGGCGGTCGAAGACGTCGTCGATGCCGACGCGACGACCGTAGCGTTCAACAACGGCGAGGCCGCCGGCCAGGAGGTGCCCCACGTTCACTGCCACATCGTCCCGCGATTCGACGGCGACGGTGGCGGCCCGATTCACGCCGTCGCGGGCGAGACGCCGGACCTCGAGGACGACGAACTCGACGAAATCGCGGCCGCGATCGACGAACGGGTCTGA
- a CDS encoding thiamine ABC transporter substrate-binding protein, which yields MRRRTFLTSTAGGTIVGVAGCIQDTSDGDGDGNGNGNGDGANGNGDANDSNGNGNGNGNADDDTLHVATYTSFVDAPSDSPGVWIKEEFEQRYDATLEWHTPERELTHYVERYNEGAEIEPELYYGASPHDLVRVDENTDGDLFVETDRSVLENADDIGEQHEFDPQGRVIPTYRALCAIVYDGRTGLTPETFEDLLDPAYEGQIGIPTPQDTTGLLFLLWTLNEFGEGGEYDYLDYWSDLLDNGARVLDSWSDVYTQFENDELPIIVSYANDRVYAKRFGNDLEKHQVALLDGQSYANYSGVVRFSSGTNDDLAHKFIDFVLDPEVQAVVAERNVTGPTNEKTELPEVFEEYAREPEEPVFYDYEELSGNLSGWLDDWSRMAAGGR from the coding sequence ATGAGACGACGCACGTTTCTCACGAGTACGGCTGGCGGCACGATCGTCGGCGTGGCGGGGTGCATCCAGGATACGTCGGACGGGGACGGGGACGGGAACGGAAATGGAAACGGGGACGGCGCTAACGGAAACGGCGACGCAAACGATAGCAATGGTAATGGCAATGGCAACGGCAACGCTGACGACGACACGCTCCACGTCGCCACCTACACCTCGTTCGTCGACGCACCGAGTGACAGCCCCGGCGTCTGGATCAAAGAGGAGTTCGAACAGCGCTACGACGCCACCCTCGAGTGGCACACGCCCGAGCGCGAACTCACTCACTACGTCGAACGCTACAACGAGGGCGCCGAGATCGAACCCGAGCTCTACTACGGAGCGAGCCCCCACGACCTCGTCCGCGTCGACGAGAACACCGACGGCGACCTCTTCGTCGAAACCGACCGCTCGGTGCTCGAGAACGCAGACGACATCGGCGAGCAACACGAGTTCGATCCTCAGGGACGCGTGATCCCGACCTACCGGGCCCTCTGTGCAATCGTTTACGACGGCCGTACCGGCCTGACGCCTGAGACGTTCGAGGATTTGCTCGATCCGGCCTACGAGGGACAGATCGGCATCCCGACTCCCCAGGATACGACGGGACTTCTATTCTTGCTGTGGACGCTCAACGAGTTCGGCGAGGGCGGTGAGTACGACTACCTCGACTACTGGTCGGACCTGCTCGACAACGGTGCCCGCGTGCTCGACTCCTGGAGCGACGTCTACACCCAGTTCGAGAACGACGAACTCCCGATCATCGTCTCCTACGCGAACGACCGCGTCTACGCCAAACGCTTCGGCAACGACCTCGAGAAACACCAGGTCGCGCTGCTCGACGGGCAGTCCTACGCCAACTACTCCGGCGTCGTCCGCTTTTCGAGCGGGACGAACGACGACCTGGCCCACAAGTTCATAGATTTCGTCCTCGATCCGGAGGTCCAGGCGGTCGTCGCCGAGCGTAACGTCACCGGGCCGACCAACGAGAAGACGGAACTACCGGAGGTGTTCGAGGAGTACGCCAGAGAGCCCGAAGAGCCCGTCTTTTACGACTACGAGGAACTCAGCGGCAACCTCTCGGGGTGGCTCGACGACTGGAGTCGCATGGCCGCCGGCGGCCGCTGA
- a CDS encoding thiamine-binding protein, whose amino-acid sequence MTVFALLRVSPITEDDITTDVAAAIDALEDYNVTYETTPMATTLEADDVHELFAACAAAHEAVDRAHVQTLVQVDDKREVEMTASDKVDAVEGELGRDARSQREE is encoded by the coding sequence ATGACCGTCTTTGCACTGCTCCGCGTCTCGCCCATCACCGAGGACGACATCACGACCGACGTGGCCGCCGCCATCGACGCCCTCGAGGACTACAACGTCACCTACGAGACGACGCCGATGGCGACGACGCTCGAGGCCGACGACGTCCACGAACTGTTCGCGGCGTGTGCGGCAGCCCACGAGGCCGTCGACCGCGCGCACGTCCAGACGCTCGTCCAGGTCGACGACAAGCGTGAGGTCGAGATGACCGCGAGCGACAAGGTCGACGCTGTCGAGGGCGAACTCGGGCGCGACGCCAGGAGTCAGCGCGAGGAGTGA
- a CDS encoding ABC transporter permease, with protein sequence MPGSPSGGGSGRSPTPHRTVRDRLERRALAAGAVVTIGLLLAMFYYPVATVFVESVVVDGVLTLAVFADLVTDPFYFGDFARLLAGEPPFEVLSDLLTSDRRLGIVGFTAYQAFLSTLLSLALGLPMAYLLARYEFRGRRTLRSLTILPFVMPSIMVAVGFVATFGRSGTLNAVLEPLGLGPVSLMYSLEAILIAHAFYNAPLIARVTTAAWESVDASAFETARSLGAGPFRAFRDVVAPQLYPAALMGAALTFVFTFGTFPIVLALGGIRLSTVEVFVYQLVQDLNYAEAAALAIVELLISLGVLYGYLRYEAKHTVRSSGIRPLPRKSLAPSSFSMRELLPRIGLAVYGVIALFVFVAPIASLLVRSVTTPGGEFTLAHYGFLLERQATAAAFQVRPWPAIRNSLLFAAAALAVSLPMGVVVSVLTTRRYRGRKLVDVVAMAPLAVSGIVVGIGLLRGPVFGFEVWHYRITVTGAVAIVAAHAVACYPFVVRTVAPGLESIDHSLLESARALGASRTRALLDVELPLVWPGVVAGAAFAVAISMGEFSATVILATGTDQYTMPIAIERFIGRRLGPATAMGVVLLVVTAFSFVVIDRLGGDRVGL encoded by the coding sequence ATGCCGGGGAGTCCCTCCGGCGGCGGGTCGGGTCGATCCCCCACCCCCCACCGAACCGTCCGCGACCGCCTCGAACGGCGGGCGCTCGCCGCCGGCGCCGTCGTCACGATTGGGTTGCTGCTCGCGATGTTTTACTACCCCGTGGCGACGGTGTTCGTCGAATCGGTCGTCGTCGACGGCGTCCTCACGCTCGCAGTCTTCGCCGACCTGGTGACCGATCCGTTCTACTTCGGCGACTTCGCGAGACTCCTCGCCGGCGAACCCCCGTTCGAGGTCCTCTCGGACCTGCTCACGAGCGACCGTCGGCTGGGCATCGTCGGCTTCACCGCCTACCAGGCGTTCCTCTCGACGCTCCTCTCGCTCGCGCTCGGCCTGCCGATGGCCTACCTGCTCGCGCGCTACGAGTTCCGGGGACGACGCACGCTGCGCTCGCTGACGATTCTCCCCTTCGTCATGCCGTCGATCATGGTCGCCGTCGGCTTCGTCGCCACCTTCGGCCGGAGCGGCACGCTCAACGCCGTCCTCGAGCCCCTCGGGCTGGGACCGGTCTCGCTCATGTACAGTCTCGAGGCGATCCTGATAGCTCACGCCTTCTACAACGCGCCGCTGATCGCACGGGTGACGACGGCGGCCTGGGAGTCCGTCGACGCCAGCGCGTTCGAGACCGCTCGCAGCCTCGGGGCCGGGCCGTTCCGGGCCTTCCGAGACGTGGTCGCCCCGCAGCTGTACCCCGCCGCGCTGATGGGGGCAGCGCTGACGTTCGTCTTCACGTTCGGCACCTTCCCCATCGTCCTCGCACTCGGAGGCATCCGGCTGTCGACCGTCGAGGTGTTCGTCTACCAGCTCGTCCAGGACCTGAACTACGCCGAGGCCGCCGCCCTGGCGATCGTGGAGCTGCTGATCTCGCTCGGCGTACTCTACGGCTACCTCCGTTATGAGGCGAAACACACGGTTCGCTCGAGCGGAATTCGACCGCTTCCCCGGAAGTCGCTCGCACCGTCGTCGTTCTCTATGCGCGAACTCCTTCCCCGAATCGGCCTGGCCGTCTACGGCGTGATCGCCCTGTTCGTCTTCGTCGCCCCCATCGCGAGCCTGCTCGTCCGGAGTGTCACCACCCCCGGCGGCGAGTTCACTCTGGCCCACTACGGCTTCCTCCTCGAGCGCCAGGCGACCGCGGCGGCGTTCCAGGTTCGGCCCTGGCCCGCCATCCGTAATTCCCTGCTGTTCGCCGCCGCGGCACTTGCCGTCTCCCTCCCGATGGGTGTCGTCGTCTCGGTGCTGACGACGCGGCGCTACCGCGGGCGGAAACTCGTCGACGTGGTCGCCATGGCCCCGCTCGCCGTCTCCGGCATCGTCGTCGGTATCGGCCTGCTTCGTGGCCCGGTCTTCGGATTCGAGGTCTGGCACTACCGAATCACCGTCACGGGCGCGGTGGCCATCGTCGCCGCCCACGCCGTCGCCTGTTACCCGTTCGTCGTCCGCACCGTCGCGCCGGGGCTCGAGTCGATCGATCACAGCCTCCTCGAGTCCGCTCGTGCACTCGGGGCCTCCCGAACCAGAGCGTTGCTCGACGTCGAGTTGCCCCTGGTCTGGCCGGGCGTCGTCGCAGGCGCGGCGTTTGCGGTGGCGATTTCGATGGGCGAGTTCTCCGCGACGGTGATTCTCGCGACGGGTACCGACCAGTACACGATGCCGATCGCGATCGAACGATTCATCGGTCGTCGCCTCGGACCAGCGACCGCCATGGGCGTCGTCTTGCTCGTCGTCACCGCGTTCAGTTTCGTCGTCATCGACCGCCTCGGGGGTGATCGCGTTGGCCTCTGA
- a CDS encoding ABC transporter ATP-binding protein: MASERNGLDRVRTIDGSADDGDGEAPIALELTGVSKTYGETTAVDDVSIRVREGEFFTLVGPSGCGKTTTLRLVAGFEAPSTGTVRFHDEDVTDVPPEDRDVGVVFQNYALFPHMTVGENVAYGLNFADPPGDVSREERVRELLELVDLEGMADRDPDELSGGQQQRVSIARALAPGPDVLLLDEPMSALDAQLRERLRVQVKAIQRELGITTVYVTHDQEEALAISDRVAVMRAGAPEQVAPPRTIYHRPQTRFVAEFVGDNNVFEGEVVGVDVDGYGGETRARVGVAGTEFDIAADQSNVANRGEALTFCVRPEHLALEAPTNTFVGTVESSEFLGETTRVHLDWQGRDVVLRTREPLSGEVRVGFEPGDAHVVGQ, translated from the coding sequence TTGGCCTCTGAACGGAACGGGCTCGATCGCGTACGGACAATCGACGGATCGGCCGACGACGGCGACGGTGAGGCGCCGATCGCGCTCGAACTCACGGGCGTCTCGAAAACGTACGGCGAGACGACGGCCGTCGACGACGTCTCGATCCGCGTCCGCGAGGGCGAGTTCTTCACCCTCGTCGGCCCCTCGGGCTGTGGGAAGACCACGACGCTCCGGCTCGTCGCCGGGTTCGAGGCACCAAGTACAGGGACTGTCCGGTTCCACGACGAGGACGTGACCGACGTCCCGCCCGAGGATCGCGACGTCGGCGTCGTCTTCCAGAACTACGCGCTGTTCCCACACATGACCGTCGGCGAGAACGTCGCCTACGGGCTCAACTTCGCCGACCCGCCAGGGGACGTCTCGCGCGAGGAGCGAGTACGGGAGTTGCTCGAGCTGGTCGACCTCGAGGGGATGGCCGACCGCGACCCGGACGAACTCTCGGGCGGCCAGCAACAGCGTGTGTCCATCGCCCGCGCGCTGGCGCCCGGCCCGGACGTCCTCCTGCTCGACGAGCCGATGAGCGCCCTGGACGCGCAACTCCGAGAGCGCCTTCGCGTCCAGGTGAAAGCGATCCAGCGGGAATTGGGGATTACGACGGTGTACGTCACCCACGACCAGGAGGAGGCCCTCGCCATCTCCGACCGCGTGGCCGTCATGCGCGCGGGGGCGCCCGAGCAGGTCGCCCCGCCTCGAACGATCTACCACCGCCCCCAGACGCGCTTCGTCGCCGAGTTCGTCGGGGACAACAACGTCTTCGAGGGCGAGGTGGTCGGCGTCGATGTCGACGGCTACGGCGGCGAGACGCGAGCTCGAGTCGGCGTCGCTGGAACCGAGTTCGACATCGCGGCTGACCAGAGCAACGTGGCGAACCGAGGCGAGGCGCTGACCTTCTGCGTTCGCCCCGAACACCTCGCGCTCGAGGCGCCGACGAACACGTTCGTGGGCACCGTCGAGAGTTCGGAGTTCCTCGGTGAGACGACGCGCGTTCACCTGGATTGGCAGGGCCGGGACGTCGTGTTGCGAACGCGCGAGCCGCTCTCAGGGGAGGTCCGGGTCGGGTTCGAGCCGGGTGACGCGCACGTCGTCGGTCAGTGA
- a CDS encoding N-acyl homoserine lactonase family protein, producing the protein MPVERLYRLNTATWTFDNSAATQLQDPGEPYVGWCPCYLLEHPDGLALFDTGVSHEMATAPLEYGPRGAPHMAEFAETIDLSAGKPPVEHLADLGYEPEDVDTVVLSHLHTDHAGNLDSFPEATVVVRKEELRYAFWPDGPQRLFYLEGDFRHLRELDADVVAITGEYDVFGDESAVAFPTPGHTPGHQSLEVGLTSGTTILTADAANSRAGYEQELAASFAWSLEASVDSIAAIKDRARVADADVVVHHDPDEQRRLPDPPNALE; encoded by the coding sequence ATGCCAGTCGAGCGACTCTACCGGCTGAACACGGCGACGTGGACCTTCGACAACAGCGCCGCGACCCAGCTCCAGGACCCCGGCGAACCCTACGTCGGCTGGTGTCCGTGCTACCTGCTCGAGCACCCCGACGGACTCGCCCTGTTCGATACGGGCGTGAGCCACGAGATGGCGACGGCGCCGCTCGAATACGGCCCGCGAGGAGCACCCCACATGGCCGAATTCGCCGAGACGATCGACCTCTCGGCGGGGAAGCCCCCGGTCGAGCACCTCGCGGACCTCGGTTACGAACCAGAGGACGTGGACACAGTCGTCCTCTCACACCTCCACACGGATCACGCGGGGAATCTCGATTCGTTCCCCGAGGCGACGGTCGTCGTCCGGAAGGAGGAACTGCGCTACGCGTTCTGGCCCGACGGCCCCCAGCGGCTGTTCTACCTCGAGGGCGACTTTCGCCACCTCCGGGAACTCGACGCCGACGTCGTCGCGATCACGGGCGAGTACGACGTCTTCGGCGACGAATCGGCCGTCGCCTTCCCGACGCCTGGACACACGCCGGGTCACCAGTCCCTCGAAGTGGGCCTCACATCGGGGACGACGATCCTCACGGCCGACGCGGCGAACAGTCGCGCGGGCTACGAGCAGGAACTGGCGGCCTCGTTCGCGTGGTCGCTCGAGGCGTCGGTCGACTCGATCGCCGCGATCAAGGATCGCGCCCGGGTCGCCGACGCGGACGTCGTCGTCCACCACGATCCAGACGAACAGCGACGCCTGCCGGACCCGCCGAACGCACTCGAGTGA